A stretch of DNA from Brachyhypopomus gauderio isolate BG-103 chromosome 7, BGAUD_0.2, whole genome shotgun sequence:
TGTGTCAGCTCATGAAGATGAGAATATGGTTAGCTCACAGCGAGGAGAGTGAACTAGTTCAGCCCTTTACGAAGTAGTGTTTGAACAAACTGGGACCATTTGGATCACGCTTTATCATGACGGTACAGTATTTGTCTAAACTGACACCTAAACACCAGCTAACCTGCTAGCTAAGGTTGGCTAAGCTATATTAGACGTTTTCCCCTCACTCCTACATTTTTAAATGAGGTATTAATTGAGGTTTTATTTACTTATAGATAATCCACTCTGTATTGGAGTTTTAGTGCTAGTGTCAAATGTATGATTTCTGTTGCACTGTATTAGTGTTGTGTAAGTATAAAACACTTGGTCGGTTAGTTTGGCCACCGAACAAGCTGCCTCCTGGATCAAATCCGGCCGTGGAGGTCCAGTTAGCTGGCGTCATGTTCCTGGGTTTTCACGTTAGTTTAATCGCTAGCTTCCTAAGAACCGGGCAGTACCATGTGCTCCAACTTTACACCTAGACACTGACAGCAGGGCGTGTTCGGAGAAACGAAGGAAAACAAAACAGAGTTCATGACGATTCTAAGCAGAGCAGGACTGTGTACCTGACCTTAACCTGCTCAGGTAGTCAGTGGTGCCTTCACACAGTATGATTTGGTTAGAACTGTTTGACTTTGGAACTGACATCATACATATGCAAATAACGCAGAGCCATGTTTGAACTTTTCTTCCCCCGTCTGTAGGTGAGCTACAGGTGACATGGAGAATTACAGGAAGGCAGGTTCTGTGGAGCAGCCGTGTGCCTGCCCGTTCCCCGACCTCCCCGCCGACACCCCAGAGGTTCGGGTTCGAGATGGCAGCAAAATCCGCAACCTCATGAAATTCGCCCTGAGCCGCATGGAGAGCAGGACGGCGGAGGCGGAGAGTTCTGGCGCtcaggaggaggcggagcctaaCGCAGGCCCAGGGCGGAGCCTGTGCGGGCAGATAGTGTTCACAGGCGTGGGTCCGAGCGTGGCCAAGGCCATCACGTGCGTGGAGATATTGAAACGGCGCATACGAGGGCTTCACCAGTCCACGCGGCTCCTCTACCGGACCGTGCAGGAGACGTGGGAGCCGCTGGAGCCGGCCGCGGGCCTCGACAGCCTCACCGTCAGCAGGAACGTGCCGGGCATATGGGTGCTGCTCTCCAGAGAGGCGCTGGACCGCAGTCAGCCCGGCTACCAGGCGCCGGGCAGCTTCGACGCCCTGTGGGCTCAGGCCGCTAAAGAGGAGGCGTCCGCCGCACAGAGGCACGGGCAGAGGAGGAAGCAGGGGGTCAGAGCAGCCAGGGGTAAAGCCCCGCGGAAGCAAGCGGGCCGACCCAGGGAAGGACGTAAAGCAGCAGGGCAGGCGGGCGGAGGCCAGGAGTGAGCGGAGAGGGGTGGTGCTGCTCACATCCACCACGGAGCAGCTGAGAGGAGAACGGAGCAGAAAAGGGcagaaaagaggagagtttgGTTCTTCCTCCTTCAGGATGTGGTGGTCTCCAGTGATGGACCAGGAAGAACACCAAATAGGAGTTTCCGTCAAATGAATGAGGCTGTTTATCATTTcagaaagatttttttttcatccaGTTGGTTTCTGATTTAAGTACTATAAATAATCAGGCTGTAAAATATCAATTCTCTTTGAAATAAAACAGGTACAGATAACTACTCATTTTTGCTTGTGGCTCAGTTACTGTAACAGCTTCAAAAAGCTGCATATATAAAAAGCTCACTTGAAGTTTAGTTAATTTAACATGGGCTCCTAAACTCTGTTCCTTCTCTTAATATTCTGAAAAGCTATTTATCCAGTTTTATGTACATTTAATTAACATTTGCACATTTCTACCAGTGGTGGAAACTCACCAAAACTTTGATTTTATGAATATGTACAAATGTGGAATATGATGCAGAGTTTTGGATGGTGCAgatcagtggcgtgcacacagacatcaggcaccaactctgccctttatcaacgaaagtgccctttttaattattattattaacatgttactgaggtcggtttaaaATGATCTTTAGAAAACccgagcgattaaaaacaatgccctgaaatgagccaccacctcgcacacacccgacctctctcttcctttaacaccagatgcgctgcagcagcagttcagttcagcgagtggaaggaagcgtcttcagcacagcacacacggtcacagatagacttcttctcccgtgccccaccagccaggtcacatacacatctaccAAATTCAaatctaccgtttgccctctaagcccaacgtgaaatcattttgttgtgcagtaaaatgtctcacagCACCAataactactaagcatttttagccgactggtcacctgataaactagtcgctctagcccaaatcaatgatagataacgtgaggacgaccacatacaaataattaaggtagagtttgcaaatctatgtgttaagctgaacgtcttctgttgtataggttttgttaggcaacataaattaacacattcgtttgtgaaagaagaaacgggaagttccccattacctgtgaaaaatgccaatctgcattcatgtaatgaaaacactcagtagcctataactccttctcctactttacggtcttttactgtcttaattgtaggcctatattgatttactaattgcaaaatatatgcaacaaggcctgcagacagtggagggtaaactaactgaaggacttaagttaacaatgactgtatagcctatagttaatattggatattatcagttggcggtgtgacttttttccattgaaaattcacgtttagagaatgttacaaataaaagtcaaatttcattcaacatgtgcttgtaatatttttttataatgaagtgcgctaaaaagtgcccccccccccgagcacttgccccccaaaatgtctgtgcacgccactggtgCAGATATAtatcagatatatatatatatgaatttcgattaattaattacagggaaattaacgaactaaaaaaattaacgcatgagacacttttggaCCG
This window harbors:
- the rpp25l gene encoding ribonuclease P protein subunit p25-like protein gives rise to the protein MENYRKAGSVEQPCACPFPDLPADTPEVRVRDGSKIRNLMKFALSRMESRTAEAESSGAQEEAEPNAGPGRSLCGQIVFTGVGPSVAKAITCVEILKRRIRGLHQSTRLLYRTVQETWEPLEPAAGLDSLTVSRNVPGIWVLLSREALDRSQPGYQAPGSFDALWAQAAKEEASAAQRHGQRRKQGVRAARGKAPRKQAGRPREGRKAAGQAGGGQE